One segment of Triticum aestivum cultivar Chinese Spring chromosome 2A, IWGSC CS RefSeq v2.1, whole genome shotgun sequence DNA contains the following:
- the LOC123188038 gene encoding uncharacterized protein, protein MMRLNVWTRGSGGLSKLTNYIALYYILTNWLLRRLMEGSSDQHSQIGCFKFLVLELISSTRTCIRKPTDSQSRKAWILSCSDNNNLGVACKKNNSSSAQSSVLQSTIQIID, encoded by the exons ATGATGCGTTTGAATGTGTGGACGCGAGGCAGTGGAGGGCTCAGCAAG TTAACAAATTATATTGCCTTGTACTACATTTTAACAAATTGGCTCCTACGAAGACTAATGGAAGGATCATCAGACCAACATAGTCAAATTGGTTGCTTCAAATTTTTGG TCTTGGAGTTGATCAGCAGCACGCGGACATGCATCAGGAAGCCAACGGACAGCCAGAGCAGGAAGGCGTGGATCTTGAGCTGCAGCGACAACAACAACTTGGGCGTTGCCTGCAAAAAAAACAACAGTTCAAGTGCTCAATCAAGT